A genomic region of Cannabis sativa cultivar Pink pepper isolate KNU-18-1 chromosome 1, ASM2916894v1, whole genome shotgun sequence contains the following coding sequences:
- the LOC115704777 gene encoding small polypeptide DEVIL 10, translated as MTSSYYLSSASSGTRRKSSRKTGLRKRCLLMVKQQKTRFYILGRCVSMLLCWHDHSISD; from the coding sequence ATGACATCTTCCTACTACTTGAGCTCAGCCTCATCGGGAACTCGCCGGAAAAGTAGCCGGAAAACTGGTCTGAGAAAGCGGTGTTTGTTAATGGTGAAGCAACAGAAGACCCGATTTTACATCCTTGGACGCTGCGTTTCGATGCTACTTTGCTGGCACGATCACTCCATATCAGATTAG
- the LOC115707168 gene encoding tRNA (guanine(37)-N1)-methyltransferase 2 — protein sequence MLDESKFDLNLKLWALRIPRQLCKAATRLLNGYLLDKPRVKPITEDPTCEKNRYMILSESVQNFDLSDIPNDKLEELRGLCEIDVVPYTLTLGYSYWGADHILKQILPAGVEVPSSFETIGHIAHLNIHDELLPFKDVIAKVIYDKNYPRIKTIVNKVGTISNEFRVPKFEVLAGENDMVTEVKQYRLTFKLDYGLVYWNSRLEHEHTRLVSQFQAGQIICDMFAGIGPFAIPAAQKECIVFANDLNPDSIRYLKINAEVNKVDDYVCPYNTDARKFIAQMMTVPEEIELNHISPLKSSEQQKETVINQESESKCSKVTVEVKELQNGAEGKFESVEGSGKTVDASVVAVKRPSDDCQEGNGSLCSTDTSLAGKGKGNKNKRLRGSKVVGVKTWEHVDHVIMNLPASALQFLDAFRGIIQKKYWKGDLPWIHCYCFIRANETQEYIISEAEAALGSSIQDPIFHRVRDVAPNKSMFCLSFRLPESCLV from the exons ATGCTAGACGAAAGTAAATTTGATTTGAATTTGAAGTTGTGGGCACTTCGAATACCTCGCCAACTTTGCAAAGCTGCCACTCGATTACTAAATGG CTACTTGCTCGATAAGCCTCGTGTTAAGCCTATTACTGAAGACCCAACATGTGAGAAGAACCGTTACATGATATTGTCTGAAAGTGTCCAAAACTTTG ATTTATCTGATATCCCCAATGACAAACTTGAGGAGCTGAGAGGATTGTGCGAAATTGATGTAGTTCCATATACATTGACCCTTGGATATTCATATTGGGGTGCAG ATCATATCTTGAAGCAGATACTGCCTGCTGGAGTTGAGGTGCCTTCATCTTTCGAAACAAT AGGTCACATTGCCCATCTGAATATCCACGATGAGTTACTTCCCTTCAAGGATGTTATAGCAAAAGTTATATATGAT AAAAATTATCCAAGAATCAAAACTATTGTTAATAAAGTTGGTACAATCTCAAATGAGTTCCGCGTGCCCAAATTTGAAGTTCTAGCAGGAGAGAATGATATGGTTACAGAAGTGAAGCAGTATCGATTGACTTTCAAGCTTGATTATGGCTTGGTGTACTGGAATTCGAGATTGGAACATGAACACACTAGGTTGGTTTCTCAATTTCAGGCAGGGCAAATTATTTGTGACATGTTTGCTGGCATTGGTCCTTTTGCCATTCCTGCAGCACAGAAAGAATGCATAGTCTTTGCAAATGACCTAAATCCAGATAGCATTCGTTATCTGAAGATTAATGCTGAAGTTAACAAGGTTGATGATTATGTCTGTCCTTACAATACTGATGCAAGAAAATTCATTGCTCAAATGATGACTGTACCCGAAGAGATAGAATTGAACCATATCTCTCCCTTAAAATCAAGTGAACAGCAGAAGGAGACGGTTATCAATCAGGAATCAGAATCAAAATGCAGCAAAGTAACTG TTGAAGTGAAAGAATTACAGAATGGTGCTGAGGGTAAATTTGAGAGTGTAGAAGGCTCAGGTAAGACTGTGGATGCTTCAGTAGTTGCAGTGAAAAGACCTTCAGATGATTGTCAAGAAG GAAATGGAAGCCTTTGTAGCACTGATACTTCTCTTGCTGGAAAAGGAAAAGGAAACAAGAATAAGAGATTACGAGGCTCAAAGGTTGTTGGCGTGAAGACTTGGGAACATGTTGATCATGTTATAATGAATCTACCTGCTTCTGCTCTTCAGTTTTTAG ATGCGTTTAGGGGCataatacaaaagaaatattgGAAGGGTGATCTTCCTTGGATTCACTGCTATTGCTTTATACGGGCAAATGAAACCCAAGAGTATATTATATCG GAGGCTGAGGCTGCCTTAGGTTCGTCTATACAAGATCCAATATTTCACAGGGTCAGGGATGTTGCTCCAAACAAG TCAATGTTTTGCTTAAGCTTCAGGCTTCCAGAATCTTGTTTAGTGTGA